A genomic segment from Nicotiana sylvestris chromosome 1, ASM39365v2, whole genome shotgun sequence encodes:
- the LOC104232216 gene encoding agamous-like MADS-box protein AGL62 produces the protein MAKRRKGRQKVDMVKMQNKSNLQVTFSKRRAGLFKKASELCTLCGADIALVVFSPGKKVYSFGHPCVDSVVDRFLTRNSPPNNGHNQLIVAHRNASIRDLNMELTNIEGILQMEKNRGEALQARKRDNGHWWEAPIEGLNFFQLQQLKEAMECIKKKVEREAQNQQMVTGNAFPFLTFGSALSPTGARARSSYDSYGSFPFQNRLSGLNFGAPFANRSSGSTSSVVPK, from the coding sequence ATGGCAAAAAGGAGAAAGGGTCGCCAAAAGGTTGACAtggtaaaaatgcaaaataagagTAACTTGCAAGTGACTTTTTCGAAGCGTCGTGCTGGTCTCTTCAAGAAGGCTAGTGAACTTTGTACACTATGTGGTGCTGATATAGCCCTTGTGGTATTTTCCCCGGGCAAGAAAGTTTACTCATTTGGCCACCCTTGTGTGGATTCAGTGGTGGATAGGTTTCTCACAAGGAACTCTCCACCAAATAATGGCCATAACCAGCTGATTGTGGCTCATCGAAATGCTAGTATTCGTGATCTCAATATGGAGCTCACGAACATTGAGGGGATTCTCCAAATGGAAAAAAATCGCGGAGAAGCCCTACAAGCAAGGAAGAGAGATAACGGTCATTGGTGGGAAGCTCCAATTGAAGGACTTAACTTTTTTCAACTGCAACAACTGAAGGAGGCAATGGAATGCATAAAGAAGAAAGTTGAAAGAGAGGCACAAAACCAACAAATGGTGACTGGTAATGCATTCCCATTTCTCACATTTGGAAGTGCCTTGTCTCCTACGGGTGCTAGAGCAAGATCTTCATATGATTCTTATGGCTCTTTTCCATTTCAAAATAGGCTTTCAGGACTCAACTTTGGTGCGCCTTTTGCTAACAGATCCAGTGGATCTACTTCTTCAGTAGTTCCCAAGTAG